A region from the Vicia villosa cultivar HV-30 ecotype Madison, WI linkage group LG3, Vvil1.0, whole genome shotgun sequence genome encodes:
- the LOC131655226 gene encoding U-box domain-containing protein 52-like isoform X2: MLNTKIYLTVEGTNVFPPDEDDVSHIFNNLRAMCQRKAITMKEAVIDHHDVVKGLLDFANRNVIHSIVVGASTKNHMPSIKKFKANNDIPTNMIKLAPDYCSVYIISKLKIVSARSAVRSMGGNQTIPTKILPVQSSSPYGGEFAGGMRSILPRTGNTYEGSSESRSFDSVTTGKGSTRERPRSAGSNMSMDSIDVPSSRGRSWASMDERDMAALGPIVESNGSDMDLIDSFGTQATSHTSKELEAEMKRLRLELKQTMDMYSSACKQAISAKNQADQIRRWRVEEEKKVVEVRLSQEAALAMAEREKARAKVALEAAEEAKWKAEQEAQRRREAEMKAMKEAAERDRVLTALAQNDNRYRKYTMQEIEVATDRFSPSRKIGEGGYGPVFKGHLDHTAVAIKLLNPEASQGRKQFQQEVEVLSSIRHPNMVLLLGACPEHGCLVYEYMDNGSLEDRLFRKNKSKPLSWQKRFQIAAEISTALLFLHQTKPEPIVHRDLKPSNILLDRNYVSKISDVGLARLVPPSVADSVTQYYMTSAAGTFCYIDPEYQQTGILTTRSDVYSLGIMLLQIITARPPMGLTHQVKKAIEKDCFKQILDPAVTDWPVEEALSFAKIALGCAELCKKDRPSLATVVLPEINRLRDLGDTDNQVFIDTKIHGHSQRPPMPT; encoded by the exons ATGTTAAACACAAAAATTTACCTAACCGTAG AGGGCACTAATGTTTTTCCGCCCGATGAAGATGATGTATCGCACATTTTCAATAATTTACGTGCAATGTGTCAACGCAAAGCT ATCACCATGAAAGAAGCCGTAATCGATCATCATGATGTTGTGAAAGGACTATTAGATTTCGCTAATAGAAATGTCATACATAGTATTGTTGTTGGTGCATCAACAAAGAATCATATGCCAAG tataaaaaaatttaaagcaaATAATGATATACCAACAAACATGATTAAATTAGCACCGGATTATTGCTCTgtatacatcatttcaaagttgaaGATTGTGTCGGCTCGGTCAGCGGTAAGATCGATGGGAGGAAACCAGACTATTCCGACGAAAATTCTACCGGTTCAATCATCCTCCCCATATGGTGGTGAATTTGCAGGTGGAATGAG GTCAATACTACCTAGAACTGGTAACACTTATGAAGGATCTTCAGAATCAAGGTCTTTTGATAGTGTTACTACGGGAAAAGGATCGACGCGTGAGAGACCAAGGAGTGCAGGAAGTAATATGTCAATGGACAGTATTGATGTACCAAGTAGTCGTGGACGAAGTTGGGCATCGATGGATGAAAGAGACATGGCAGCGCTTGGGCCGATTGTTGAATCAAACGGATCTGATATGGATCTAATAGATTCTTTCGGGACACAAGCGACTTCTCATACCTCA AAAGAGCTTGAAGCTGAGATGAAAAGATTGAGGCTTGAATTGAAGCAAACTATGGACATGTATAGCTCGGCTTGCAAGCAAGCAATCTCGGCAAAAAATCAG GCAGACCAAATTCGTCGATGGAGAGTAGAAGAGGAAAAAAAGGTTGTGGAAGTTAGGTTATCTCAAGAGGCAGCTCTTGCGATGGCAGAAAGGGAGAAGGCTAGAGCAAAAGTTGCATTAGAAGCAGCTGAGGAAGCCAAGTGGAAGGCTGAACAAGAGGCACAGAGAAGAAGGGAGGCAGAGATGAAGGCGATGAAAGAGGCAGCAGAGAGGGATCGAGTATTAACCGCATTGGCTCAAAATGATAATCGATATCGAAAATACACAATGCAGGAGATTGAAGTTGCTACCGATAGATTCTCCCCGTCAAGAAAAATAGGTGAAGGTGGATATGGACCGGTGTTTAAAGGTCACCTTGATCACACCGCAGTTGCAATCAAACTTTTAAATCCCGAAGCTTCTCAAGGCCGGAAGCAATTCCAACAAGAG GTTGAGGTACTAAGCAGTATTCGACATCCGAATATGGTTCTCCTCCTCGGTGCATGTCCTGAGCATGGTTGTTTGGTGTATGAATACATGGATAACGGTAGCTTAGAAGATAGATTATTTCGAAAAAACAAAAGCAAGCCTCTATCAtggcaaaaaaggttccaaataGCAGCTGAGATTTCAACTGCACTCCTTTTCCTTCACCAAACAAAGCCGGAGCCAATCGTGCATCGAGACCTTAAACCATCAAACATTCTGTTGGACAGAAATTACGTGAGTAAAATAAGCGATGTCGGTCTCGCAAGATTAGTCCCTCCTTCTGTAGCTGACAGTGTCACACAATATTACATGACTTCAGCTGCTGGAACGTTTTGCTATATCGACCCCGAGTATCAACAAACAGGAATATTAACCACAAGGTCCGACGTTTACTCGTTGGGGATAATGCTACTGCAGATAATCACAGCAAGGCCGCCCATGGGACTTACTCACCAAGTTAAAAAAGCGATCGAAAAGGATTGTTTCAAGCAGATTCTTGATCCTGCGGTGACCGATTGGCCAGTTGAAGAGGCTCTATCATTTGCTAAAATAGCATTAGGTTGTGCAGAACTCTGCAAGAAAGATAGGCCAAGTCTTGCAACAGTTGTATTACCAGAGATTAATAGGTTAAGAGACCTTGGAGACACTGATAATCAAGTTTTTATTGATACTAAGATTCATGGCCATTCGCAACGTCCTCCTATGCCTACCTGA
- the LOC131655226 gene encoding U-box domain-containing protein 52-like isoform X1, whose amino-acid sequence MSLPPPTGPPQQNTMVAVDKDKNSAYAFRWAVNHLDNPVIIAVHVKHKNLPNQGTNVFPPDEDDVSHIFNNLRAMCQRKAITMKEAVIDHHDVVKGLLDFANRNVIHSIVVGASTKNHMPSIKKFKANNDIPTNMIKLAPDYCSVYIISKLKIVSARSAVRSMGGNQTIPTKILPVQSSSPYGGEFAGGMRSILPRTGNTYEGSSESRSFDSVTTGKGSTRERPRSAGSNMSMDSIDVPSSRGRSWASMDERDMAALGPIVESNGSDMDLIDSFGTQATSHTSKELEAEMKRLRLELKQTMDMYSSACKQAISAKNQADQIRRWRVEEEKKVVEVRLSQEAALAMAEREKARAKVALEAAEEAKWKAEQEAQRRREAEMKAMKEAAERDRVLTALAQNDNRYRKYTMQEIEVATDRFSPSRKIGEGGYGPVFKGHLDHTAVAIKLLNPEASQGRKQFQQEVEVLSSIRHPNMVLLLGACPEHGCLVYEYMDNGSLEDRLFRKNKSKPLSWQKRFQIAAEISTALLFLHQTKPEPIVHRDLKPSNILLDRNYVSKISDVGLARLVPPSVADSVTQYYMTSAAGTFCYIDPEYQQTGILTTRSDVYSLGIMLLQIITARPPMGLTHQVKKAIEKDCFKQILDPAVTDWPVEEALSFAKIALGCAELCKKDRPSLATVVLPEINRLRDLGDTDNQVFIDTKIHGHSQRPPMPT is encoded by the exons ATGTCTCTCCCACCGCCAACCGGTCCCCCACAACAAAACACAATGGTGGCCGTTGACAAAGACAAGAACAGTGCTTACGCTTTTCGTTGGGCAGTCAATCATCTCGACAATCCTGTCATCATTGCTGTCCATGTTAAACACAAAAATTTACCTAACC AGGGCACTAATGTTTTTCCGCCCGATGAAGATGATGTATCGCACATTTTCAATAATTTACGTGCAATGTGTCAACGCAAAGCT ATCACCATGAAAGAAGCCGTAATCGATCATCATGATGTTGTGAAAGGACTATTAGATTTCGCTAATAGAAATGTCATACATAGTATTGTTGTTGGTGCATCAACAAAGAATCATATGCCAAG tataaaaaaatttaaagcaaATAATGATATACCAACAAACATGATTAAATTAGCACCGGATTATTGCTCTgtatacatcatttcaaagttgaaGATTGTGTCGGCTCGGTCAGCGGTAAGATCGATGGGAGGAAACCAGACTATTCCGACGAAAATTCTACCGGTTCAATCATCCTCCCCATATGGTGGTGAATTTGCAGGTGGAATGAG GTCAATACTACCTAGAACTGGTAACACTTATGAAGGATCTTCAGAATCAAGGTCTTTTGATAGTGTTACTACGGGAAAAGGATCGACGCGTGAGAGACCAAGGAGTGCAGGAAGTAATATGTCAATGGACAGTATTGATGTACCAAGTAGTCGTGGACGAAGTTGGGCATCGATGGATGAAAGAGACATGGCAGCGCTTGGGCCGATTGTTGAATCAAACGGATCTGATATGGATCTAATAGATTCTTTCGGGACACAAGCGACTTCTCATACCTCA AAAGAGCTTGAAGCTGAGATGAAAAGATTGAGGCTTGAATTGAAGCAAACTATGGACATGTATAGCTCGGCTTGCAAGCAAGCAATCTCGGCAAAAAATCAG GCAGACCAAATTCGTCGATGGAGAGTAGAAGAGGAAAAAAAGGTTGTGGAAGTTAGGTTATCTCAAGAGGCAGCTCTTGCGATGGCAGAAAGGGAGAAGGCTAGAGCAAAAGTTGCATTAGAAGCAGCTGAGGAAGCCAAGTGGAAGGCTGAACAAGAGGCACAGAGAAGAAGGGAGGCAGAGATGAAGGCGATGAAAGAGGCAGCAGAGAGGGATCGAGTATTAACCGCATTGGCTCAAAATGATAATCGATATCGAAAATACACAATGCAGGAGATTGAAGTTGCTACCGATAGATTCTCCCCGTCAAGAAAAATAGGTGAAGGTGGATATGGACCGGTGTTTAAAGGTCACCTTGATCACACCGCAGTTGCAATCAAACTTTTAAATCCCGAAGCTTCTCAAGGCCGGAAGCAATTCCAACAAGAG GTTGAGGTACTAAGCAGTATTCGACATCCGAATATGGTTCTCCTCCTCGGTGCATGTCCTGAGCATGGTTGTTTGGTGTATGAATACATGGATAACGGTAGCTTAGAAGATAGATTATTTCGAAAAAACAAAAGCAAGCCTCTATCAtggcaaaaaaggttccaaataGCAGCTGAGATTTCAACTGCACTCCTTTTCCTTCACCAAACAAAGCCGGAGCCAATCGTGCATCGAGACCTTAAACCATCAAACATTCTGTTGGACAGAAATTACGTGAGTAAAATAAGCGATGTCGGTCTCGCAAGATTAGTCCCTCCTTCTGTAGCTGACAGTGTCACACAATATTACATGACTTCAGCTGCTGGAACGTTTTGCTATATCGACCCCGAGTATCAACAAACAGGAATATTAACCACAAGGTCCGACGTTTACTCGTTGGGGATAATGCTACTGCAGATAATCACAGCAAGGCCGCCCATGGGACTTACTCACCAAGTTAAAAAAGCGATCGAAAAGGATTGTTTCAAGCAGATTCTTGATCCTGCGGTGACCGATTGGCCAGTTGAAGAGGCTCTATCATTTGCTAAAATAGCATTAGGTTGTGCAGAACTCTGCAAGAAAGATAGGCCAAGTCTTGCAACAGTTGTATTACCAGAGATTAATAGGTTAAGAGACCTTGGAGACACTGATAATCAAGTTTTTATTGATACTAAGATTCATGGCCATTCGCAACGTCCTCCTATGCCTACCTGA